One genomic region from Cryptococcus gattii WM276 chromosome C, complete sequence encodes:
- a CDS encoding Rho GTPase activator, putative (Similar to TIGR gene model, XP_569904.1): protein MSTPDIATAFPVTPSDPSYKELPERPPLSRPLSEISANELRRRSNRSSVHSAPKKDKGSRPGSEVREKEDMQQTGGMAAGKRVSSGVALPQTITVNLSEYAKPQPSPSTASATGSVARPASMSSLGPVIAPSSSTSIKQAPELPKRQSYGRTVSGASLKLSKIEQPDESSGDRHEKHQSAVLMAQRSSLRPTSVASYAEVAKLSPTSGPEPHSLSPSAIIPPKPPTKSKPSWLKRSAAGAGLRAKTKSPPSNDEDSQGSTTKPLPPILPPRKGKSKSRITDSASMADLRSHSSETDRTSSMAPPDRSSYAFVASSASNPPPLPPRDTTGSNIKGRIAAWTAAAQSSKVQGGPVFSREMIKRPAEGGGGKVFGREIVDAGKEWGVVDAGFEVPGQSEWEMKRRKCLPAVVIRSCDYLHIWGPKEEGIFRISGQSSHVAALKRLFDSGADIDLTECHPRDLDPHAVAGLFKLYLRELPSPLLTHALVPKFEKAIGKKEEAAKRSSVVDSVGDEEFDALLRQLPQAHWFLLAEIIHLLDLIPKHADINRMTLNALTLSLGPSLNIPGVVISELLERRETLFKDPPPPSTIDTAHDLISFSDIDIPPVVSPSAKSSIFSTIDSPYSHKADDSTAVQDGSTKRKPPKLPSRPSITKLFTSSHVSLPRQKSVDTLASVPDTAPPRVDVAVSPTSPLPNFQSRSKTQSPDTTPTREGASKPGPLVATYSSVASAPPSVPIATASSPGSMEPAEEVHYPIGTVEERARLFSTPTPIADRFISNQSFFPSLRASGNSTGSSATMRSASASLILPSGASRPGSASSATSVTNPASVIRRGPPVFFQSAGVERDRHAPGHVRMSAIPSGVESASVTSGGAGTKRKDEMINEDGEDGRGKRLSAGPGVLDGLMRGEAIA, encoded by the exons ATGTCCACTCCTGACATCGCCACTGCTTTCCCCGTCACTCCCTCCGACCCCTCTTACAAAGAACTACCAGAACGCCCTCCTCTCTCAAGACCTCTGAGCGAGATATCCGCAAACGAACTTCGTCGGCGCTCAAATCGCTCAAGTGTACATTCTGCTCCgaagaaggacaagggAAGTCGCCCAGGAAGCGAAGTACGCGAAAAGGAGGATATGCAGCAGACTGGAGGTATGGCAGCTGGGAAAAGAGTCAGTTCGGGCGTGGCGCTGCCTCAGACGATCACCGTCAACTTGTCCGAGTACGCAAAGCCTCAACCGTCACCGAGTACTGCGAGCGCAACGGGGTCAGTAGCACGTCCGGCAAGTATGTCCTCTCTGGGTCCGGTGATAGCTCCATCTTCCAGTACGAGTATAAAACAGGCACCAGAATTACCGAAGCGGCAATCGTATGGGCGGACAGTGTCTGGTGCATCGTTGAAACTGAGCAAAATTGAGCAGCCAGATGAGAGCTCGGGAGACCGTCA TGAAAAGCATCAATCTGCGGTCCTTATGGCCCAACGAAGCTCCCTTCGCCCAACCTCTGTAGCATCATACGCAGAAGTCGCCAAATTGTCACCCACGTCCGGACCCGAACCACACTCCTTATCACCCTCCGCTATCATCCCTCCTAAACCCCCTACAAAGTCTAAACCCTCGTGGCTCAAACGCAGTGCTGCCGGTGCCGGTCTCCGTGCAAAAACTAAAAGTCCACCGTCAAATGATGAGGATTCCCAAGGCTCAACCACAAAGCCTTTGCCGCCTATATTACCACCTCGTAAAGGCAAAAGCAAAAGTCGTATTACCGATTCTGCTTCTATGGCCGATTTGCGTTCGCATAGCAGCGAGACTGATCGCACAAGTAGCATGGCACCGCCAGATAGATCATCGTACGCATTCGTCGCTTCTTCAGCGAGTAATCCccctccccttcccccGAGAGATACTACTGGGAGCAATATCAAGGGCCGTATTGCTGCGTGGACTGCGGCTGCGCAATCGAGTA AAGTTCAGGGAGGTCCCGTATTTAGCAGGGAAATGATCAAGCGACCAGCagaaggaggtggaggcaAGGTTTTTGGAAGAGAGATTGTGGACGCAGGCAAAGAATGGGGTGTCGTTGACGCTGGGTTTGAGGTTCCTGGACAAAGCGAGTGGGAaatgaagagaagaaagtGTTTACCTGCTGTTGTCATCCGATCATGTGATTACT TGCATATTTGGGGAccaaaggaggaagggatCTTTAGGATCAGCGGCCAAAGCAGTCACGTCGCAGCACTGAAACGGCTGTTTGACTCGGGAGCAGATATCGATCTGACTGAGTGTCATCCCAGAGATCTCGACCCTCATGCTGTTGCTGGTTTATTCAAGTTATATCTGCGAGAAT TACCCTCACCTTTGTTGACGCATGCGCTCGTGCCAAAGTTTGAGAAGGCTAtaggaaagaaggaagaagctgcCAAACGATCATCGGTGGTTGACAGTGTAGGGGATGAAGAGTTTGATGCGTTATTACGCCAGTTGCCGCAAGCCCACTGGTTCTTGCTGGCAGAAATCA TACATCTCCTCGATCTCATCCCCAAACACGCTGATATCAACCGAATGACTCTTAATGCGCTTACATTATCCCTTGGCCCGTCCCTCAACATCCCCGGGGTTGTCATTAGTGAGCTCCTGGAGCGTCGTGAAACGCTTTTCAAAGACCCACCGCCACCATCTACCATAGATACAGCACACGACTTGATCAGTTTCAGCGACATAGATATCCCACCTGTCGTATCTCCCTCTGCCAAATCCAGCATATTCTCAACTATCGATAGTCCATATTCCCACAAGGCAGACGATAGTACAGCAGTGCAGGATGGCTCTACGAAGCGAAAACCTCCAAAACTGCCTTCCAGACCTAGCATCACGAAACTCTTTACCAGCTCGCACGTCTCACTTCCACGACAGAAGAGTGTGGATACCTTGGCTAGCGTCCCGGATACAGCACCACCTCGTGTCGATGTGGCCGTTTCGCCCACATCTCCCTTACCTAATTTCCAATCCAGGTCCAAAACTCAATCACCAGACACTACTCCCACACGTGAAGGAGCTAGCAAACCTGGTCCTCTCGTCGCCACTTACTCCTCTGTAGCTTCCGCCCCTCCTTCTGTCCCTATCGCAACAGCATCGTCCCCGGGGAGTATGGAGCCTGCCGAAGAGGTACATTACCCGATAGGAACAGTAGAAGAGCGGGCTAGACTGTTCTCCACTCCTACGCCTATCGCAGATCGCTTCATCAGCAACCAATCTTTCTTCCCATCACTGCGCGCATCAGGGAACTCAACAGGATCATCAGCCACCATGCGATCAGCATCTGCCAGCCTGATACTCCCAAGTGGGGCCTCGCGACCAGGTAGCGCAAGCTCTGCAACGTCAGTCACGAATCCCGCCAGCGTCATTCGCCGCGGGCCACCAGTGTTTTTCCAGAGTGCAGGTGTGGAGAGAGATAGGCATGCTCCCGGTCATGTGAGGATGTCTGCGATCCCGTCTGGGGTAGAGTCGGCGAGTGTGACTTCTGGAGGAGCGGGaacgaagaggaaggatgAAATGATTAATGAAGATGGGGAGGATGGGCGGGGGAAAAGGCTATCTGCAGGACCTGGTGTTTTGGATGGTTTAATGAGAGGAGAAGCGATTGCTTAA
- a CDS encoding uncharacterized protein (Similar to TIGR gene model, XP_569903.1) yields MADDKYDSDQRSISMVHNGSSETVDDDALLAELGYKSEFIREFGNLETFSFAMSIMGMTASIATTFTTPLSLGGLASVVWCWLIGSIMNVSLGASIAEIVSAYPTAGGLYTASAQLVPRRYRAIVGWVTGYLNTLGQIAGVASTEWGLSGMILAAVVVCRDDYTIKNWHQFVLFVGLLMIHGLLNSLPTAALARLTRGFVFVNIGAAFVIVITLLACTPRAEMHPGSYIFTEVVNSSGWSNSGLAFMMGLLSVQWTMTDYDAAAHISEEVHRAAIAAPVAIFVAVLNTGAIGWILNIVLCVCAGDVTELPGPTGNAFLAIMYLRMGKAGSMVLWSFVCLVAAFTVQTALQANARTVFAFARDGALPDRGFFGRIQKRTQTPINAVWFVVFISVLMGVLSFASLTAVQAVFSMCAVAMDLSYIIPVICRRIFDGHSEVRFKPGPFYMGRWGYIVNVIMVTWTFFEVTILCFPETYPLTWNTFNYAAPITLAVMGLSLVWYMIAGRRYYDGPRSNVHEKSTPQKEKSEEP; encoded by the exons ATGGCCGATGACAAGTATGATTCCGACCAGAGGTCTATCTCTATGGTTCACAATGGCAGTTCAGAAACCGTCGACGATGACGCTCTTCTCGCCGAGCTTGG ATACAAATCCGAGTTCATCCGGGAGTTCGGTAATCTTGAGACCTTCAGTTTCGCTATGAG TATCATGGG TATGACAGCCTCCATCGCCACGACTTTCACCACGCCCTTGTCTTTAGGAGGTTTAGCGAGTGTCGT ATGGTGTTGGCTTATCGGTTCCATCA TGAACGTCAGTTTGGGTGCTTCCATCGCCGAAATCGTCTCTGCATACCCCACCGCCGGTGGTTTGTATACC GCTTCTGCTCAATTAGTTCCCCGGCGCTACCGAGCCAT TGTGGGTTGGGTTACTGGTTACCTCAATACTTTGGGTCAGATCGCTGGTGTAGCATCTACTGAATGGGGTCTTTCTGGA ATGATCCTTGCTGCCGTCGTTGTCTGCCGAGATGATTACACGATCAAAAATTGGCACCAGTTTGTGCTTTTTGTTGGACTTTTGATGATCCATGGTTTATTGAA CTCCTTGCCGACTGCAGCCCTTGCCCGTTTGACCCGAGGTTTTGTTTTCGTCAACATTGGA GCTGCGTTCGTTATTGTCATCACGCTCCTTGCTTGCACCCCCCGAGCGGAAATGCACCCTGGAAGCTACATCTTCACAGAAGTTGTAAATAGCTCTGGGTGGTCGAACAGTGGTTTGGCGTTCATGATGGGTTTGCTGTCCGTCCAGTGGACAATGACTGATTACGATGCCG CTGCGCACATCAGTGAGGAAGTTCACCGAGCGGCCATTGCTGCTCCTGTTGCTATTTTTGTTGCCGTCCTCAACACCGGT GCCATCGGATGGATCCTTAACATTGTCCTTTGTGTTTGCGCTGGCGATGTCACTGAGCTTCCCGGTCCTACTGGTAACGCCTTCCTCGCTATCATGTATCTTCGAATGGGCAAGGCCGGCTCCATGGTTCTCTGGTCATTCGTCTGTCTCGTGGCCGCCTTCACTGTCCAAACTGCCCTTCAAGCCAATGCTCGAACTGTCTTTGCCTTCGCTCGAGATGGTGCCTTGCCTGACCGCGGATTTTTTGGCAGGATTCAGAAAAGGACGCAGACTCCCATCAACGCCGTTTGGTTCGTCGTCTTCATCAGTGTGCTCATGGGTGTTTTGTCTTTCGCGAGCTTGACTGCCGTACAGGCTGTGTTCAGTATG TGTGCGGTTGCCATGGACTTGTCTTACATTATTCCTGTAATTTGCCGAAGGATATTTGAT GGTCACTCCGAGGTCCGATTCAAGCCTGGACCCTTCTACATGGGCAGATGGGGTTACATCGTCAATGTTATCATGGTCACCTGGACATTCTTCGAAGTCACCATCTTGTGTTTCCCCGAGACTTATCCTCTCACTTGGAACACTTTCAACTACGCC GCTCCTATCACTCTGGCCGTCATGGGTCTCTCCCTCGTCTGGTACATGATTGCTGGTAGACGTTACTACGACGGTCCACGAAGCAACGTCCACGAAAAAAGTACTCCGCAAAAGGAGAAATCCGAAGAACCATAA
- a CDS encoding nonmuscle myosin heavy chain b, putative (Similar to TIGR gene model, INSD accession AAW42595.1~Myosin heavy chain, smooth muscle isoform (SMMHC)), whose product MDPSSLARTRSRRRDGGDDMAAAQTEFSDKKRMWLPDPVEGFLPCWIRSQTGDDGNPDATSEVQISTTGEIRTVPLWTLNPMNPPQFDGVQDIADLTHLNEPSVINNLRTRYTAGGIYTYSGLFLISLNPYRPLPIYTPKIVAQYRSRRREENPPHIFAVAERAWQQIGEERESQSILITGESGAGKTENTKKVIQYLASIATSTIPSSSSSKSLSQAPSTGLPRSSSFKGKDALNLSSTADSSLGLLEQQILQANPILEAFGNAQTMRNNNSSRFGKFIRIFFSPAGAIAGANIDWYLLEKSRVTARARGERNFHVFYQLLKGAKEAKLADRLLLEDEPEKYDFLNKTRLQIDGVDDLSEWRLLKDALKVMGFNDIEQFELFRIPAVILHIGNLVLTGSSSDQAFLPPNMQPVADRICHLLGISVKEFTKSVLQPRVRAGREWVTNARTKKQAEDELGALCKFMYEKTFGKMVERINQALDRPSEKALSIGVLDIAGFEIFVENSYEQLLINFTNEKLQQFFNFHMFTLEQEEYAREGIQWDYVNFGLDLQPTIELIESTQPVGILSLLDEECIMPKATDLTFTEKVQNLWEVPKGASTANRHPGSTKFKATRFGAGFVIKHYAGDVEYRTQGWLEKNKDPINDAVARLLATSEISAIAGLFAEYAEDTSASVGVVKKVKRGAFRTVGQRHKEQLGQLMQQLNSTQPHFVRCIVPNSEKRPGKFDVNLVLDQLRCNGVLEGIRIARLGYPNRHSFAEFRQRYEVLTPGVIPPGYMDGRKAAERIAEALELDKDFYKIGATKIFFKAGILAELEERRDNLLHDIFQRLQSAARMYIARRRILKLINRTQAVRTIQRNARAYLELRDWPWWSLYVKVRPLLAATKVDDELAKKRAELAMAKERAERDEAERQRLEELRAGLLGEKEKMARDLEAERDLGREKELMLERSKIREAELLEKIEELEKGNELLDKEREQAVMTADRIKEKLAQVQGNFEALVEQTSLLEKQGSDWQKREAELLKDFKERSSTYAKMEREKKDLEGQVGELKREVNSKEEAMKRLKERLEASRIESEKRLAMEKSKAQSGNEQVATLTDDLRKANSHLEELRQAIKGHEDTISSKTREIATLEYHKVTSTKAQEAADQIKTELNVKVEGLRSEVAAREREKQAEVNARQKMEKKLDDLRKVMAAKTSEDQQRREADRSREQEMGRLREQAAQLQKSLDDQRETALQIASKLRVDVEGLKQSHTAAQKELKARQAEIIEKEREIGRMRAGVTQMEGERRKMESELSRLKERHEETERKLLGTMQARDNLENQLQNLQEDYNGLEDAVLEIEADKANWAKSLNSVTRQLQEESAKRQKFEQELYDNQVEVAEHRNVALQAERDLAKAASDIKVRDKEIEYLRSRENKTVVEHYHVMEAAKKFTDQQLAEQIRENTRLNKLLKSLETHRNRLNADLEDLARQYDELKAKVEGR is encoded by the exons ATGGACCCGTCCAGTCTTGCTCGGACTCGGTCCAGGAGACGTGATGGAGGGGATGATATGGCAGCGGCGCAGACCGAGTTTAGTGACAAGAA GCGTATGTGGCTGCCTGACCCCGTTGAAGGCTTCCTTCCATGTTGGATTCGATCCCAAACAGGAGATGATGGCAATCCAGACGCCACCTCCGAAGTGCAAATATCAACAACAGGAGAAATAAGAACAGTACCACTATGGACGTTGAATCCAATGAACCCTCCTCAATTTGATGGTGTTCAGGATATTGCGGATTTAACGCATCTAAATGAGCCCAGTGTAATCAACAACTTGAGGACAAGGTATACTGCTGGCGGAATATAT ACATACTCTGG TCTTTTCTTGATATCGCTCAATCCATACAGGCCATTACCAATATATACACCAAAGATTGTTGCTCAATACCGCTCGCGCcgaagagaagaaaatCCTCCACACATATTTGCGGTCGCTGAGCGAGCCTGGCAACAGATTGGCGAGGAAAGAGAATCTCAAAGCATTCTTATCAC TGGTGAATCTGGTGCCGGTAAAACGGAAAACACCAAGAAAGTGATTCAGTATCTAGCCTCCATTGCCACATCGACCAtcccatcttcttcctcctcaaaATCTCTCTCGCAAGCCCCATCCACTGGTCTTCCTCGCTCTTCGAGCTTTAAAGGCAAAGATGCTCTGAACTTGTCATCGACGGCCGATTCCTCTCTTGGATTATTAGAACAGCAAATCCTACAGGCGAATCCCATTTTAGAAGCTTTTGGAAATGCCCAAACAATGCGAAATAACAATTCGAGTCGATTCGGAAAGTTTATTAGAATATTCTTTTCCCCAGCAGGTGCTATTGCTGGAGCAAACATTGATTGGTATTTGTTGGAGAAGAGTAGGGTCACAGCTAGAGCGCGAGGTGAAAGGAATTTTCATGTGTTCTACCAACTGCTGAAGGGAGCGAAGGAGGCTAAACTTGCAG ATCGCCTATTGCTGGAAGATGAGCCGGAAAAGTACGACTTTCTGAATAAGACCAGATTGCAGATCGACGGAGTCGACGATCTTTCGGAATGGCGCTTATTAAAG GATGCCCTTAAAGTCATGGGATTTAACGACATTGAGCAATTCGAACTTTTCCGCATCCCAGCTGTCATTCTCCACATCGGCAACCTCGTCCTCACCGGGTCCTCCTCTGACCAAGCCTTCCTTCCACCCAACATGCAGCCTGTCGCAGATCGCATTTGTCACCTCCTTGGTATCTCTGTCAAAGAATTTACGAAATCTGTGTTGCAACCTCGAGTTCGAGCAGGACGAGAATGGGTCACCAACGCCAGGACGAAGAAGCAGGCTGAGGATGAATTGGGCGCTCTGTGTAAATTCATGTATGAGAAGACGTTTGGAAAGATGGTCGAGAGAATCAACCAGGCTTTAGACAGACCAAGTGAGAAGGCGTTGAGTATTGGTGTTCTGGATATTGCAGGTTTTGAGATTTTCGTGGAGAACAGTTATGAGCAGCTGCTTATCAACTTCACCAATGAAAAACTACAACAA TTTTTCAATTTCCACATGTTCACGTTAGAACAAGAAGAATATGCTCGAGAAGGGATCCAGTGGGACTATGTCAACTTTGGTCTCGACCTTCAGCCCACCATCGAGCTCATCGAGTCTACCCAGCCCGTTGGCAttctctcccttcttgACGAAGAGTGTATCATGCCCAAAGCCACCGACTTGACATTCACAGAAAAAGTACAGAACTTATGGGAGGTTCCCAAGGGAGCTAGCACTGCCAACCGTCATCCTGGCTCAACCAAATTCAAGGCCACAAGATTCGGCGCCGGCTTTGTGATCAAACACTACGCAGGTGACGTTGAGTACCGTACTCAAGGGTGGTTAGAGAAGAACAAGGACCCGATCAACGATGCCGTTGCCCGTTTACTTGCCACTTCTGAGATTTCGGCTATCGCGGGTTTGTTCGCGGAATACGCTGAAGACACATCAGCGTCCGTCGGCGTTGTCAAAAAAGTCAAGCGTGGTGCCTTCCGTACTGTGGGACAGAGGCATAAAGAACAGCTTGGTCAACTCATGCAGCAACTCAACAGCACCCAACCTCATTTCGTTCGATGTATTGTGCCAAACTCAGAAAAACGGCCGGGCAAGTTTGACGTCAACCTGGTGCTCGATCAGTTACGTTGTAACGGTGTCTTAGAAGGTATCAGGATTGCCCGGTTAGGTTATCCGAACCGACATTCATTTGCCGAGTTCAGGCAACGATATGAGGTGCTCACGCCCGGCGTTATACCACCTGGGTACATGGATGGTCGCAAAGCTGCAGAACGCATTGCAGAAGCTCTCGAGCTGGACAAGGACTTTTACAAGATTGGTGCCACCAAAATTTTCTTCAAAGCTGGTATCCTTGCCGAATTAGAGGAGAGGCGGGACAATCTCTTGCATGATATTTTCCAGCGTCTTCAGTCCGCCGCGAGGATGTACATTGCTCGAAGAAGGATACTCAAATTGATCAATCGCACCCAAGCCGTCCGCACCATCCAGCGAAATGCAAGGGCGTACCTCGAACTGAGAGACTGGCCTTGGTGGTCCCTCTATGTTAAAGTCAGGCCTTTGTTAGCAGCTACAAAGGTGGACGACGAACTTGCCAAGAAGAGAGCAGAGTTGGCGATGGCCAAAGAACGAGCGGAGAGGGATGAGGCTGAACGTCAACGTCTAGAAGAGCTGCGCGCCGGGCTGCTTggggagaaagagaagatggcgAGAGATCTCGAAGCCGAGAGAGACCTggggagagagaaggaatTGATGCTTGAACGTTCCAAGATCAGGGAAGCTGAGTTGCTTGAAAAAATTGAGGAACTTGAAAAGGGCAATGAATTACTGGACAAGGAGCGTGAGCAAGCAGTTATGACTGCCGACAGAATTAAGGAAAAACTCGCACAAGTCCAAGGGAACTTTGAAGCCCTAGTAGAGCAAACATCGTTACTGGAGAAGCAAGGATCGGACTGGCAGAAACGTGAGGCAGAGCTCTTAAAGGATTTCAAGGAGCGATCAAGCACCTACGCAAAAAtggagagggaaaagaaggatcTGGAAGGACAAGTGGGAGAGCTGAAAAGGGAAGTAAACTCAAAGGAAGAGGCAATGAAGAGGTTGAAAGAGAGATTAGAAGCTAGTCGGATAGAATCGGAGAAGCGCCTGGCCATGGAAAAGAGCAAAGC ACAATCAGGCAATGAGCAAGTGGCAACGTTGACAGATGATCTCCGAAAAGCAAATAGTCACCTTGAAGAACTCCGACAGGCCATCAAAGGTCACGAAGACACCATCTCGTCGAAAACACGGGAGATTGCTACCCTGGAATATCACAAAGTCACCAGCACTAAGGCCCAGGAAGCCGCTGATCAGATCAAAACCGAACTCAATGTCAAGGTTGAAGGCCTCAGGTCGGAAGTCGCTGCTCGTGAAAGGGAGAAGCAGGCTGAAGTTAATGCAAGGCAaaaaatggagaagaagcttgaTGATTTGAGAAAGGTCATGGCTGCCAAAACATCTGAAGACCAACAGCGCCGAGAAGCAGATCGATCAAGAGAACAAGAGATGGGCCGTCTTCGTGAACAGGCTGCTCAGCTCCAGAAGTCTCTTGACGATCAACGAGAAACAGCTCTTCAAATTGCTAGCAAACTTCGTGTCGATGTCGAAGGCTTGAAGCAGAGCCATACGGCTGCTCAAAAGGAACTGAAAGCAAGACAGGCTGAGATAATagaaaaggagagagaaatTGGAAGAATGCGGGCCGGTGTAACTCAGATGGAGGGCgagagaagaaagatggaaagTGAGCTGTCCAGGCTGAAGGAGCGACACGAGGAGACAGAAAGAAAGTTGCTGGGCACGATGCAAGCCAGAGAT AACCTCGAGAACCAATTACAAAATCTGCAAGAAGATTATAACGGTCTTGAAGACGCAGTCCTCGAAATTGAGGCTGACAAAGCCAACTGGGCTAAGTCCCTCAATAGTGTTACTCGCCAGCTGCAAGAGGAGTCTGCCAAACGCCAGAAGTTTGAGCAAGAATTATACGACAACCAAGTCGAGGTCGCTGAACATCGAAACGTTGCGCTTCAAGCCGAACGGGATCTCGCCAAGGCTGCTTCTGATATCAAGGTACGCGATAAAGAGATTGAGTATCTCCGAAGTCGAGAGAACAAGACAGTTGTTGAGCATTACCATGTGATGGAGGCTGCCAAAAAGTTCACAGATCAGCAGCTCGCGGAACAGATCAGAGAGAACACTCGGCTGAACAAGCTTCTCAAGTCACTCGAGACGCACCGGAACCGATTGAATGCCGATCTCGAAGATCTTGCTCGACAGTATGATGAACTGAAAGCGAAAGTAGAGGGAAgataa
- a CDS encoding RNA helicase, putative (Similar to TIGR gene model, XP_569901.1~Putative ATP-dependent RNA helicase ste13): MASSSTLPNDDWKQGLTAPPKDLRPQTEDVTATQGSRFEDFGLRRELLMGIYTAGFERPSPIQEQAIPMALTGRDILARAKNGTGKTASFIIPTLNRINTSLSHIQALILVPTRELALQTSQVCKTLGAHIPNLQVMITTGGTTLRDDILRLQQPVHILVGTPGRILDLGSKGIAGLNKCSIFVMDEADKLLSEDFMPVIEQTLALCPQERQVMLFSATFPWTVKEFKDQHMVQPYEINLMDELTLKGVTQYYAYVEESQKVHCLNTLFSKLQINQSIIFCNSTNRVELLAKKVTELGYSCFYSHAKMQQAHRNRVFHDFRNGMTRNLVCSDLLTRGIDIQAVNVVINFDFPRTAESYLHRIGRSGRFGHLGLAISLLTLEDRHNLYRIESELGTEIAPIPAVIDPVLYVAPAMVEEERESPPPRPAAIAAPPTQQQSQQRQRQHPPVPSHQAAQYTPDATPVQQQQQHQQQSPQYQQAYGQIPPQPQAPFQQRPNSSPIPASLPSYPQQNPTEAQGPPQVQSPPSVPGIQPMAPAQTPPQGQIPPTQPRAQQQGQQQPGQPGQAQGQGQSNRRPNNGGFRGNMRGQGQRGRGRGRGGQVGQPSAGAGQSQQAQA, translated from the exons ATggcttcttcctcaac GTTGCCGAATGACGACTGGAAACAGGGTCTTACTGCCCCTCCTAAAGACCTTCGTCCACAAACTGAG GACGTTACCGCTACTCAAGGATCTCGTTTCGAAGATTTTGGCTTACGTCGAGAACTTTTGATGGGTATCTACACTGCTGGTTTTGAAAGGCCTAGTCCTATCCAGGAGCAGGCTATTCCTATGGCCCTTACAGGACGAGATATTCTTG CTCGAGCGAAGAACGGTACTGGAAAG ACCGCTTCTTTTATTATTCCTACCCTTAACCGAATTAACACTTCTTTATCTCATATCCAAGCACTTATCCTTGTTCCCACCCGAGAACTCGCCCTTCAAACGTCTCAAGTCTGCAAAACCCTTGGTGCCCACATCCCTAACCTCCAAGTCATGATTACCACCGGTGGTACCACATTACGTGACGATATCCTTCGTCTTCAACAGCCTGTCCACATTCTCGTCGGTACACCTGGTCGTATCTTAGATTTGGGAAGCAAAGGAATTGCGGGTTTGAACAAGTGCAGTATCTTTGTTATGGATGAAGCGGACAAGCTTCTCAGTGAAGATTTCATGCCTGTCATTGAGCAGACTTTAGCCCTGTGCCCTCAAGAGAGACAGGTTATGCTGTTCTCTGCAACTTTCCCATGGACCGTCAAGGAATTCAAG GACCAACACATGGTTCAACCATACGAAATCAATCTCATGGACGAACTTACTCTTAAAGGTGTCACTCAATATTACGCCTATGTCGAAGAATCTCAGAAAGTTCATTGCCTTAACACCCTCTTTTCCAAG CTCCAAATCAACCAATCTATCATCTTTTGTAACTCCACCAATCGTGTAGAGCTCCTCGCCAAAAAGGTCACTGAACTTGGCTATTCTTGTTTTTACTCCCACGCAAAGATGCAGCAAGCCCACAGAAACCGAGTTTTCCACGACTTCCGTAACGGCATGACTCGAAACTTGGTCTGTTCCGACTTGTTGACAAGAGGTATTGATATCCAGGCCGTAAATGTCGTCATCAACTTTGACTTCCCAAGGACTGCCGAATCATATCTTCACAGAATTGGTCGATCGGGTCGTTTTGGTCACTTGGGTCTTGCCATTTCTCTTCTCACT CTTGAAGATAGACATAATTTATACCGTATCGAATCCGAACTTGGCACAGAAATTGCCCCTATTCCCGCTGTCATCGATCCCGTTCTCTATGTCGCTCCCGCCATggtggaggaagaacgaGAATCACCGCCTCCTAGGCCCGCTGCCATTGCCGCTCCTCCCACTCAGCAACAATCTCAACAACGACAACGACAACACCCCCCTGTGCCCTCCCACCAAGCTGCTCAGTACACCCCTGATGCCACGCCTGtccagcagcagcaacaacacCAACAACAATCACCTCAATACCAACAGGCATATGGCCAGATCCCACCCCAGCCTCAAGCTCCTTTCCAACAGCGGCCCAactcttctcccatccccgcttctttgccttcttATCCCCAACAGAATCCGACGGAGGCCCAGGGTCCCCCGCAAGTACAATCCCCGCCTTCTGTGCCTGGTATCCAGCCCATGGCCCCTGCCCAAACCCCCCCTCAAGGCCAAATCCCTCCAACTCAGCCTCGAGCTCAGCAACAAGGCCAACAACAACCCGGTCAACCAGGCCAAGCACAGGGTCAGGGTCAATCTAACAGACGGCCGAATAATGGTGGCTTTAGGGGTAACATGCGAGGTCAAGGACAGAGAGGACGAGGTaggggaagaggtggaCAGGTTGGTCAGCCTAGTGCCGGTGCGGGCCAGAGCCAACAGGCTCAAGCCTAA